From the genome of Medicago truncatula cultivar Jemalong A17 chromosome 2, MtrunA17r5.0-ANR, whole genome shotgun sequence:
GCTAATTGCTGAAAACACTTGTGGGAAtgttatgatttttatttacaaGTGTATTAGAATATGTAAGTACTTATATCATGAGATAAAATCCAAATAAACTTTGAAGATGCATGCTCTTTCCAATGCCCCTTAACATTATTTAGTAGTATATTTTAACTTtcaaaatatgaaatgattCGTTCATTAAACTGTACCAGACTGCCAAGACAAAAGTCATTAATAGCTGCTTGAATCCTGTTTGGAATGAAGAACTCAATTTCACTTTGACAGAACCCTTGGGAGTTCTCAATTTGGTGAGTCTCCTCACATTTACAATGCCTTGTTTATTGGTCTTTAATGCTTGTATATAGGACTGTTTAGAATGGCTTATTTCAGTTTATCTAATAGGCTTGGAAGAGTTTATGAAAATGACATATGACAtattcataagctgttttcagcttattttcacaaGCTTTCCATGATAGCTTTTGTCAACAGCTTGTTTGGAAACAATTCactttatttattcttttgctatagaaataacttatacataaacactcaTATGATCAGCTTTTATGTTATATGCGcttaattaggtttttttttttatcggaaGAGGGCCTATATTTATAACTGAGTTGCATTTTGAATATAGGAAGTATTTGATAAAGATCTTTTGAAAGCTGATGACAAAATGGGAAATGCATTTATCAACCTTCAACCATTAGTCTCTGCAGCAAGATTAAGAGACATTTTAAGAGTCTCTTCCGGTGAACAAACACTAAGGAAGGTTATACCTGACTCTGAAAACTGTCTTGTACGCGAAAGCAGTATCAATTGTGTTAACGGCGAGGTTGTACAGAATGTTTGGTTAAGGCTACGCGAAGTAGAATCCGGAGAGATAGAATTGACACTCAAGTTGACCACACCTGTTGCTACTTCAAAATAGTGCAGAGGGTAGATTTCTAACTAGATTATATagttgtaacatttttttatgttgttgtgtttttttttaattgttttataagTGTTTCTAGCTAAGaaaaaaaccttcaaagatgcaTATTATAATGCAATTTAGTGCCTGATTAGATAAGAGAGACATGAAGTTGTATTTCCAAATGAAAAGGTGTGATTTATGGCTTCTTTGGTCTTTATGTTGTGTGTGTGTATTGTGCTTGTATGATCTtgtatcaaagaaaaaaaaaagcagaagCAGATTGAGTGATTATATTCTAACACTACCTTGATTAATGAGTTGTAATTGCATAGGTTTAGGGGTTATTGTTGTATTGAGTATTGACTATTATGGAAGTTGAGTAAAAGAAGTTGTGATGCTTGGCTAGTTTATATATTGTTAGTTGCAATTTCGCACAAAGGCTCTAAAGACTGAGCTagtttatataattaatattattcaaTCACATTTTATTATGATGTAATTTGGTTATATGGtgaaatataattaaacaaTATCGTATAAAACTCTCATGCTATTAAGTAACATCAAATGGATTGAAAGGACGAGAAAGTAGTTGTGAGAATACCACCTTTGGTAGAGATATTACCATATAAAGTAAGTATATAAACGTgcaatatataaacaaataagtttaaaattaagattcccaaaaaaaaaaaaaaattaagatattaAGATAACAATTAACATTCAAATTCAGCTCCCTTGCTTGTTTTGTTAATATCAAGatttaacgttaattgttatcTTAATATTAAGATAACAATTACTCCATCCAtcctaaattatatatatatataaaaaaaaaaaaactcattttctttatcttaaattataagaaaaaaagacaaACGTTTATCATAcatgttattttaaaaagtcatcttttcaaaaaacacatttgtttataattttggatGGAGGGAGTTACAATCAATATTTGCCATGAATGTTAAGACATACACTAACATGTTGGTCTATCCTTTGAAATAATGGAATTTTCCAATggtttctctctaaaaaaaatataaataatattaattctttctcccctaaaaaatatactccctccgtcccttaatagaTGACCTaattgacaatatacattattgacttgacatactttgaccatatttttttactaattcacaaagataaataatatcatataagatgttgttggattcgtctcgatgaatattgttaaaatattaaatttttataatattttttagtagagaattaaagatatcaaagataaaacatatgcattcacacgtgtgtcagagtcaactaggtcatctattgagggacggagggagtatattaatTCTCTCcctataaaaagataaataatattaaaattttgagggaaaggaaaagagaaataatatttaattttgatctcATAAGAAGAAGAAGTAATGAACATTCTACTACAATGGcatcatcgtcatcatcatcatcatcatcatcaatgagCACCTTGAAGCTAAAGGCGGTGTCAGAACCAAACCCTAACGAAACCGCAAAGAAATCTGAGACTATTGATCTCGGAAATGGAAGCGACGTCGTATTCATTCAGAGATTAATACCTTCAGAACAATCATGGAAATGGTTCAATTACCTCGATAAACACATCCCATGGACCAGACCCACTATTCGTGTCTTCGGTAAATCTTTCCTTCAGGTCATTCtctcttcatttcatttttctattcattcacctttcaaatttaatattcaaTGCTCTCGGTGTATGAATTAAGATAGGTCCATTAGAATATAATAGCCCAAGTTATATTAGATAATGACTCATGGTTTTAGAAGGATCTAGAAGCTATATATAAGTGTGATTGGTCATTGTAATGATTATCAAATGAATAATTAGGTTGAGAGAATTTATGGATATAACTTATGAGATGTaagtaagttgttttcaacttattttcataagttctctaatGTAGctttttaaaacaacttatggctTGTATGAAAATCTTTTGaccttaatttatattttgttgcataaatagtttatacataagcacttatatgattaACGTTTATGCTATCaacatttaataaaattgtgtatcCAATCAGAGTCCTAGTAATTATTTATctgaaaaaagttatttttggaGGGTATTTGTAAATTGTATTGCTAACACATTGAAACTAGTTGTTCATTTTTGTTGTTATGTAATAATGTGCAGCCTCGAGACACATGTTATGTGGCAACTTCGGGATTGACTGAGTTGAGTTACAGCGGATATCAGCCGCATGCATATTCATGGGATGATTATCCACCTCTTAAAGATATCTTGGATGCTGTAGGGATCACTTTTAATCAACATTGGTTGTTAGctaatgagtttttttatttatttttgttgattttacttGGTATCAAGCTGGTTTAGATTTTAGTTTGTAGAAGTTTctcaatcaaaattcaaaacaagttTATTGTTTTCTGCATATAGATACGATTTATGAATCTTTTGATCTTTATAGGAAAGTTAAATGAAAGTGCTTTGAAATTGAGATGTAGAAGCAAATTCCAGTTAGAGCCTCTTTGGTTTGACTTATTGAGCTTATTTACTAGCTTAAGCACTTCTGAGACTGTAGggaagagcttatggaaacaacttatgacatgtccataagttgttttcgacTTATTTCTTCAAGCTCTCCGGGATAGCgaatgaaaacaacttatagcatatGTAAAAATagtttgagtttattttatcttttgttatagaaatagcttttATATAAGCATTTCTTATGCTataataagcacttaattaagttgtataTTCAAAGATGGGTTTAttggaagatttttttttaaaattagtttgTCCCTTTTTCACAAGTGTTTCTTGACAAGTTTATTCAAACAAGCTCTTAATATTTCTTTCTACTTGCTTCTGAAGGTACATAAAGCTCTACCTGGAAGTAGTTTTAACAGCTTACTCTTGAATAGGTATAAGGGTGGTGATGACTATGTTGGTTGGCATGCTGATGATGAGAAGCTTTATGGACCAACTCCTGAAATTGCTTCTCTTTCTCTCGGATGTGATCGCGACTTCGTTTTGAAGAAGAAACCATCTAAAAAACCCCACGGTATGGTTCCTTCTGTAACTAGAGGTAATAAACAGTGTTCAAAATATGATTATAGTCTCTCTTAATACAACAATGTTCATAAACATATCATCATTTGGTGTGTATCTCCAGATGGAAGTGACGAGCCTGCAAGCAAGCGATTAAAGAAGAGTAGCAATTCTGATCAACATACTTTTAGACTTAAGCATGGTTCCCTTTTGGTGATGAGAGGCTACACCCAACGAGATTGGATTCACTCTGTACCAAAGCGTGCAAAAGCGGAAGCAACACGCATTAATCTTACCTTTAGGCGagttttttgatttgtttgggACAAAGGCGGGTTTTTTGGAAGATGTTCATGCATTGTTGTAATCTGCATCTTGCATTCTAGGTGAAATATCTTGTTTCTGTGACAGgttaatatgaaaattaattatgatgTTGTAGGACTTTCTAACATGAATTTGACTCTAGTCTAGAAATGTCATACCTCATAATGTCATCCGTTTTCATACCAAGTTTTAGTTTGTTAGCTGAAAGTGTCAAAAGAGCTTGATATAAAACTCAAATCTCTAGTGTTTTACTGTGATATTTCCAATCTTTATACGGACTGCACTTCCATGACTTTGTGGCGCCAAAGTCACGGTGCCATTCGACGCATCATGGCTGTAAGATTCAACAACCCAGATTATTCCATGTGTCAAAGCCtttattgttaaaataaaaaataaaaaataaaaactatgtaTTGTAATAGAGAGAAACACCACCTTTACATAAACCACCATCAACTTACCTCCCACTGGTGGCCTGTGACTGGAGGCAAAAATAAACCCAAGCTGCGGCGAAACCCACTACAACAGCAGATCCGACGACTAAGAATCTGTTCAAAGTGGCGTCTGTTTCGAAATCGGTTACCAACTAGAGACAAGTTGTTCCAAAGGCGTGTGTTAGCGGAGTCCGATCAGAGTTGTTCTGCTAATTGTGGCCTAAATGAGGATGAAGATCATTTATTTCTAAATTGCGTTTTTTTTGAAGGTATCTGGCAAGCATATTGTGGCTTGGTTAGGATTCTCAACAGCTTTGCATGGCTCTTTTCAGTATCATTATCATCAGTATAGAGGGTTGTGTGGCTCTTcgaaaaaatcaattgaatccATGCACATTATCTAGGCAATCTGGAATGAGAGTAATAATAGAGTTTTTCAGAGAAAAGAAGAGCAGCTTCAAGCAATTAGTGAAAGGGTGAAGCTTCAGtcattttggtggttgaaatcgAAATACGTTACTTTCGATTTTGATTATCAATTGTGGTGGCAAAGTCCTATAGCTTGCTTAATGTCTATATTTTAGCTTGTTTCTTCTGTTTTGTTTCCTTTCTTCTCTGTTTTTCTTCGATTAGCCGTTGTGGTGTTTGTACTGTTTGTTGAACTCTATTTTGTCTAAACCCTTTTGCACCTCTAGTGCGAGAGTGTCTGGGTGTGTTAACCAATAtaattttgacttttcaaaaaaaataaaattatattcttaTATTCGATTTCATATGTTATCAACAGCTTCATTAcatgaataaattaataattatttattctctaaattttttacaaattaaacatTAAAGATATTCGCGTGACGCGCGGGCTTATATCTAGTTCTTCATTAGTTTTATTGCTGATGGAAAGTTTCATAAACATGTGTTAATTTATGGGACAaactattacataaaaactcatccttaataaaataaactcaattcaaatacaaaaccattttaatttttctttctccatGATTACACTTTTGCAAATGTTTATCTTGATACACACTTCTTACCATAAACAATGACAAGAAAACACATTTCCTCTACAAAACAAGTACATAGTATTGGAAAGCACGTGTGGTTGGT
Proteins encoded in this window:
- the LOC11412086 gene encoding DNA oxidative demethylase ALKBH2 isoform X1; the encoded protein is MASSSSSSSSSSMSTLKLKAVSEPNPNETAKKSETIDLGNGSDVVFIQRLIPSEQSWKWFNYLDKHIPWTRPTIRVFGKSFLQPRDTCYVATSGLTELSYSGYQPHAYSWDDYPPLKDILDAVHKALPGSSFNSLLLNRYKGGDDYVGWHADDEKLYGPTPEIASLSLGCDRDFVLKKKPSKKPHGMVPSVTRDGSDEPASKRLKKSSNSDQHTFRLKHGSLLVMRGYTQRDWIHSVPKRAKAEATRINLTFRRVF
- the LOC11412086 gene encoding DNA oxidative demethylase ALKBH2 isoform X2: MASSSSSSSSSSMSTLKLKAVSEPNPNETAKKSETIDLGNGSDVVFIQRLIPSEQSWKWFNYLDKHIPWTRPTIRVFGKSFLQPRDTCYVATSGLTELSYSGYQPHAYSWDDYPPLKDILDAVHKALPGSSFNSLLLNRYKGGDDYVGWHADDEKLYGPTPEIASLSLGCDRDFVLKKKPSKKPHDGSDEPASKRLKKSSNSDQHTFRLKHGSLLVMRGYTQRDWIHSVPKRAKAEATRINLTFRRVF
- the LOC11412086 gene encoding DNA oxidative demethylase ALKBH2 isoform X4, translated to MASSSSSSSSSSMSTLKLKAVSEPNPNETAKKSETIDLGNGSDVVFIQRLIPSEQSWKWFNYLDKHIPWTRPTIRVFGKSFLQVHKALPGSSFNSLLLNRYKGGDDYVGWHADDEKLYGPTPEIASLSLGCDRDFVLKKKPSKKPHGMVPSVTRDGSDEPASKRLKKSSNSDQHTFRLKHGSLLVMRGYTQRDWIHSVPKRAKAEATRINLTFRRVF
- the LOC11412086 gene encoding DNA oxidative demethylase ALKBH2 isoform X3; translation: MASSSSSSSSSSMSTLKLKAVSEPNPNETAKKSETIDLGNGSDVVFIQRLIPSEQSWKWFNYLDKHIPWTRPTIRVFGKSFLQPRDTCYVATSGLTELSYSGYQPHAYSWDDYPPLKDILDAVGITFNQHWYKGGDDYVGWHADDEKLYGPTPEIASLSLGCDRDFVLKKKPSKKPHGMVPSVTRDGSDEPASKRLKKSSNSDQHTFRLKHGSLLVMRGYTQRDWIHSVPKRAKAEATRINLTFRRVF
- the LOC11407177 gene encoding protein C2-DOMAIN ABA-RELATED 11; protein product: MSEQLGQLKVIVVQGKRLVIRDFKTSDPYVVLKLGNQTAKTKVINSCLNPVWNEELNFTLTEPLGVLNLEVFDKDLLKADDKMGNAFINLQPLVSAARLRDILRVSSGEQTLRKVIPDSENCLVRESSINCVNGEVVQNVWLRLREVESGEIELTLKLTTPVATSK